Proteins from one Mycobacterium sp. EPa45 genomic window:
- a CDS encoding response regulator transcription factor, producing the protein MVKVFLVDDHEVVRRGLIDLLSADPDLEVIGEAGSVSQALAQIPALQPDVAVLDVRLPDGNGIELCRDLLSKMPNLRCLMLTSFTSDEAMLDAILAGASGYVVKDIKGMELADAIKDVGAGRSLLDNRAAAALMAKLRGAAEHSDPLSGLTEQERVLLGLLGEGLTNKQIAARMFLAEKTVKNYVSRLLAKLGMERRTQAAVFISKLDHNQRAQD; encoded by the coding sequence ATGGTCAAGGTCTTCCTCGTCGATGACCACGAAGTCGTTCGCCGTGGACTGATCGATCTGCTTTCCGCAGATCCGGACCTCGAAGTCATCGGTGAGGCCGGCTCGGTGTCACAAGCGTTGGCTCAGATACCCGCATTGCAGCCCGACGTGGCGGTGCTCGACGTCCGCCTCCCCGACGGGAACGGCATCGAGCTGTGCCGCGACCTGCTCTCGAAGATGCCCAACCTGCGGTGCCTGATGCTGACGTCGTTCACTTCCGACGAGGCCATGCTCGACGCCATCCTCGCCGGCGCCAGTGGCTACGTCGTCAAGGACATCAAGGGTATGGAGCTGGCCGACGCGATCAAGGACGTGGGCGCCGGCCGGTCGCTACTGGACAACCGCGCGGCCGCGGCGCTGATGGCCAAGCTTCGCGGTGCCGCCGAGCACTCCGACCCGCTGTCGGGATTGACAGAACAGGAGCGGGTGCTGCTCGGTCTACTCGGCGAAGGCTTGACGAACAAGCAAATCGCCGCACGCATGTTCCTCGCCGAGAAGACGGTGAAAAACTACGTATCGCGATTACTGGCAAAACTCGGGATGGAGCGACGCACTCAGGCCGCTGTCTTCATCTCGAAGCTCGACCACAATCAACGCGCCCAAGACTGA
- a CDS encoding universal stress protein — MPEPYTSPSIVVGVDGSRGAVHAALWAIDEAVSRDIPLRLLHAVESSGDADKQSRERAAAELAVRYAADAVEAAERPVKVEVEIVPGRPIASLVEASRWAAMICVGEVGLKHFDSDRIGSTATALVTGAYCPVALVRGADRTPSAPRWIVVELDESPDSAAVLQVGVEEARLRGAPLRVLGSWQSRYTDVHDSHAVSDGNRMIRAQLDRRLSHWRSRYPDLDARPVAIHGSVLNYLAKHSDSIQLVVVGARNPRSIEELLGPTGSAALHNTDCSVLVVDRQRLL; from the coding sequence ATGCCCGAACCGTACACATCGCCGTCGATCGTCGTCGGCGTCGACGGGTCCCGCGGCGCTGTGCATGCCGCCCTGTGGGCCATCGACGAAGCCGTCAGCCGCGACATCCCGCTGCGGCTGCTCCACGCCGTCGAAAGTTCCGGGGATGCGGACAAGCAGTCGCGCGAGCGGGCCGCCGCGGAACTGGCGGTTCGATACGCCGCCGACGCCGTCGAGGCCGCCGAGCGGCCGGTCAAGGTCGAGGTGGAAATCGTTCCGGGCCGACCGATCGCCAGCTTGGTGGAGGCTTCTCGGTGGGCGGCAATGATTTGCGTCGGAGAGGTCGGCCTCAAACACTTCGACTCCGACCGCATCGGTTCGACGGCGACAGCGCTCGTCACCGGGGCGTATTGCCCCGTCGCACTCGTGCGCGGTGCCGACCGGACCCCATCCGCGCCACGCTGGATCGTCGTCGAACTCGACGAGTCGCCCGACAGCGCCGCGGTGTTGCAGGTCGGTGTCGAGGAAGCGCGGTTACGAGGGGCGCCACTTCGGGTCCTGGGGTCATGGCAGTCGCGGTACACCGACGTACACGACTCACACGCGGTGTCCGACGGGAACCGGATGATTCGCGCCCAGCTCGACCGCCGGTTGTCGCACTGGCGGAGCCGTTACCCCGACCTCGACGCGCGCCCGGTCGCCATCCACGGCAGCGTCTTGAACTATCTCGCCAAACACAGCGACTCGATTCAGCTGGTCGTCGTGGGGGCCCGCAACCCGCGAAGTATCGAAGAACTGCTGGGTCCGACCGGTTCGGCGGCCCTGCACAACACCGATTGTTCGGTATTGGTGGTCGATCGTCAGCGCTTGTTGTGA
- a CDS encoding 1-phosphofructokinase family hexose kinase: MNDFAVAGHRIVTLTMNPALDITTSTEVVHSTDKLRCTTPRYDPGGGGINVAHVAEVLGASTTAVFPAGGSAGHMIEALLVAEGLTVHPVRIGGSTRESFTVDEHATGKQYRFVLPGPELTLAEQTECLLQLRKAAASAAVVVASGSLPPGVPPDFYQQVADVCADIGALFLLDTSGGGLKHVTSGVFLLKPSLRELRECLGRELSTETEQLAGANELIERGCADHVLVSLGARGALLATRQGGYRFSPVEVPAGSGVGAGDAMVSGVAVGLTRGWPLTKAVRLGIATGAAMLLTPGTAPCTRADAERLFELAADPIDLDTVGG, from the coding sequence ATGAACGACTTCGCGGTCGCCGGGCACCGGATCGTCACGCTCACAATGAATCCCGCGCTGGACATCACCACCAGCACCGAGGTGGTGCATTCGACGGACAAGCTGCGCTGCACCACCCCCCGTTATGACCCGGGCGGAGGTGGCATCAATGTCGCCCATGTGGCCGAGGTGCTTGGCGCGTCGACGACAGCGGTCTTTCCCGCCGGCGGATCGGCCGGGCACATGATCGAGGCGCTGCTGGTCGCCGAAGGGCTGACCGTGCATCCGGTCCGGATCGGCGGCTCGACCCGAGAGAGTTTCACCGTCGACGAGCACGCCACCGGTAAGCAGTACCGGTTCGTGCTTCCCGGACCCGAACTCACCCTGGCTGAGCAGACCGAGTGCCTGCTTCAACTGCGCAAGGCAGCCGCGTCGGCGGCGGTCGTGGTCGCCAGCGGCAGCCTTCCACCAGGGGTGCCGCCGGACTTCTACCAGCAGGTGGCGGACGTGTGTGCCGACATCGGTGCGCTGTTCCTGCTCGACACGTCGGGCGGCGGGCTCAAGCACGTCACCTCCGGAGTGTTTCTTCTCAAGCCCAGCCTGCGTGAACTGCGCGAATGCCTGGGCCGCGAACTGTCCACCGAGACCGAACAACTGGCCGGCGCCAACGAACTGATCGAGCGGGGGTGCGCGGACCACGTCCTGGTCTCGCTGGGCGCCCGGGGCGCGCTGCTCGCCACTCGCCAGGGCGGGTACCGATTCTCACCGGTCGAGGTGCCGGCGGGTAGCGGCGTCGGAGCCGGTGATGCCATGGTTTCCGGCGTCGCCGTCGGTTTGACCCGGGGGTGGCCGCTGACCAAGGCGGTTCGGTTGGGAATCGCCACCGGTGCCGCAATGCTGCTGACGCCGGGCACCGCGCCCTGTACCCGCGCCGACGCCGAACGGCTATTCGAACTCGCAGCAGACCCGATCGACCTCGACACCGTCGGCGGTTGA
- the mgtA gene encoding magnesium-translocating P-type ATPase, whose product MTAIVSDEHHDASAFPPLTAADVAAAPLADVLGWLNTSAGGLSGTEAAARLARHGPNSLRTHRVSAWAVLRRQLNNAVLALLAATAVLSYFLGDSTQAVIIGLILVVSVGLGFLNEYRAERATAALHSRVRHNAVVRRDGHDVKLDVNELVPGDVIRLCLGELVPADVRLMEVNGLECNESILTGESTAAEKSVTPAAPDAALADSADLAFMGTVVSAGDATAVVYATGLDAQFGKIAAGLGERQPETDFQTGLRRFSYLLLQVAITLTVMILATNLLLRRPVIDSVLFALAIAVGITPQLLPAVVSTSLATGSRRLARLKVLVKRLVCIEDLGDIDILITDKTGTLTEGHITLIQAIDASGDASDHVLRHGLLATDVDPDCGGTSANELDAALWDCEAGRRVVTKGARRIAELPFDHTRRATSALVDDAGARVLVVKGAPEQVLAHCRAGPDTAQPLLDSLFGQGRRVVAVASRPAPGLTTVVAADETGLTLDGFLVFADPPKDAARDSLARLAELGIEVKVATGDNAQVAEKVCADLGLPAKGCVSGAELAELDDAGFEAAAKTANVFARISPEQKARLITVLRRTGRSVGFLGDGVNDALALHSADVGISVDTATDVAKDAADVVLLEKDLGVLATGVAEGRRIFANTIKYVLMGTSSNFGNMFSAAAASAVLTFLPMLPSQILLNNLLYDSSQLAIPTDRVDEEQLHAPSHWNIAFIRRFMLTFGPISSLFDFLTFGLMLGVLHAGPVEFRTGWFVESLATQTLIIFAIRTRRIPFVRSRPSGILTVTTLTVVAVGAALTVSMLARPLGFTPLPWQFYVALALLTIAYLALVEMTKMVFYAEPMHPAGPPQRIRGREHRIGRRAARFSHGGPLPQPGRPRSVVG is encoded by the coding sequence GTGACCGCGATCGTCTCGGATGAACACCACGACGCGTCGGCCTTCCCCCCGCTGACTGCTGCGGACGTCGCAGCCGCGCCCCTTGCCGACGTGTTGGGCTGGCTGAACACTTCCGCCGGGGGGCTCTCGGGTACCGAAGCCGCCGCCCGGCTGGCCCGACACGGACCGAATTCGCTTCGCACACATCGGGTCAGTGCCTGGGCAGTGCTGCGCAGACAACTCAATAACGCGGTGCTGGCGTTGCTGGCCGCGACGGCCGTGCTGTCGTACTTCCTCGGCGATTCCACCCAGGCCGTGATCATCGGCCTGATTCTCGTGGTCAGCGTCGGGCTTGGCTTTCTCAACGAATACCGCGCCGAGCGGGCCACCGCGGCGCTGCACTCGCGAGTCCGCCACAACGCGGTGGTGCGCCGAGACGGTCACGACGTCAAGCTGGACGTCAACGAGCTGGTGCCCGGCGACGTCATCCGGTTGTGCCTCGGTGAGCTGGTCCCCGCCGACGTTCGGCTCATGGAGGTCAACGGGCTGGAGTGCAACGAAAGCATCCTGACCGGTGAGTCGACTGCCGCCGAGAAGTCGGTGACGCCGGCAGCGCCCGACGCGGCCTTGGCCGACTCGGCAGATCTGGCGTTCATGGGCACCGTCGTCAGCGCCGGTGACGCGACCGCCGTGGTCTATGCGACGGGTCTGGACGCCCAGTTCGGCAAGATCGCAGCCGGGCTCGGGGAGCGGCAGCCCGAAACCGACTTCCAGACCGGATTGCGCCGGTTCTCGTATCTGCTTCTGCAGGTGGCGATCACGCTGACGGTGATGATCCTGGCGACCAATCTGCTGTTGCGCCGCCCGGTGATCGACTCGGTGCTGTTCGCCCTCGCGATCGCGGTGGGCATCACCCCGCAGTTGCTGCCCGCGGTGGTCAGCACCAGCCTCGCCACCGGATCACGGCGACTGGCCCGGCTCAAGGTTCTGGTCAAGCGGCTGGTCTGTATCGAGGACCTCGGTGACATCGACATCCTGATCACCGACAAGACCGGAACTCTCACCGAAGGCCACATCACGCTCATCCAGGCCATCGACGCTTCAGGCGACGCATCGGATCACGTGTTGCGGCATGGGCTGCTGGCCACCGACGTCGATCCCGACTGCGGGGGCACCAGTGCCAACGAGCTCGACGCTGCGCTGTGGGACTGCGAGGCGGGACGTCGCGTGGTGACCAAGGGCGCTCGCCGGATCGCCGAGTTGCCGTTCGATCACACCCGGCGGGCCACGTCGGCTCTCGTCGATGACGCCGGTGCCCGGGTGCTGGTCGTCAAAGGCGCGCCCGAACAGGTATTGGCCCACTGTCGCGCGGGGCCCGACACAGCACAGCCACTGCTGGACAGCCTGTTTGGGCAGGGGCGCCGGGTGGTGGCGGTGGCCAGCCGGCCGGCGCCCGGCCTGACAACCGTCGTCGCCGCCGACGAGACCGGGCTGACGCTCGACGGTTTCCTGGTCTTCGCCGATCCGCCCAAAGACGCCGCGCGCGACTCGCTGGCCCGGCTCGCCGAGTTGGGCATCGAGGTGAAGGTCGCCACCGGGGACAACGCGCAGGTTGCCGAAAAGGTCTGTGCTGATCTGGGTTTGCCCGCCAAGGGATGTGTGAGCGGCGCCGAGCTGGCCGAGCTCGACGACGCCGGCTTCGAGGCCGCCGCCAAGACCGCCAATGTCTTCGCCCGGATATCCCCCGAACAGAAGGCGCGCCTGATCACCGTGCTGCGCCGTACCGGCCGCTCCGTCGGATTTCTGGGTGACGGTGTCAACGACGCATTGGCTCTGCACTCCGCTGACGTGGGCATCTCTGTCGACACCGCCACCGATGTCGCCAAGGACGCTGCCGACGTCGTGCTGCTGGAGAAGGATCTGGGCGTGTTGGCCACCGGAGTCGCGGAAGGCCGGCGGATCTTCGCCAACACGATCAAGTACGTGCTGATGGGTACGTCCAGCAATTTCGGCAACATGTTCTCGGCGGCTGCGGCATCGGCGGTGCTGACGTTTCTGCCGATGCTGCCCAGCCAGATCCTGCTGAACAACCTGCTCTACGACTCCTCGCAGCTCGCCATTCCCACCGATCGCGTCGACGAGGAGCAATTGCACGCGCCGTCGCACTGGAACATCGCGTTCATCAGACGATTCATGCTGACCTTCGGGCCGATCAGCTCGCTGTTCGATTTCCTCACGTTCGGACTGATGCTGGGCGTCCTGCATGCCGGACCGGTCGAATTCCGCACCGGCTGGTTTGTCGAATCACTGGCCACCCAGACGTTGATCATCTTCGCGATCCGCACCCGACGCATTCCGTTCGTGCGCAGCCGTCCGAGCGGGATTCTCACAGTGACGACGCTGACCGTCGTCGCGGTGGGTGCCGCCCTGACGGTGTCGATGCTGGCCCGCCCACTCGGCTTCACGCCGTTGCCGTGGCAGTTCTACGTCGCACTGGCGCTGCTGACCATCGCGTACCTGGCGCTCGTCGAGATGACGAAAATGGTGTTCTATGCCGAACCGATGCACCCGGCCGGGCCGCCGCAGCGGATTCGCGGTCGTGAGCACCGGATCGGCAGGCGGGCAGCACGTTTCAGCCATGGCGGCCCACTGCCGCAGCCTGGCCGTCCCCGATCAGTTGTTGGATAG
- a CDS encoding AAA family ATPase — translation MGSVSPVANPQIKETHTGIVFLIGDRAYKIKKPVVTDFLDFTTLQRREHACAHELALNSRLAPGSYLGIAHFTQPGGDSEPVIVMRRHPDDSRLATMVARDESVDDHLRSIALVLSRFHSSASRGREVDAQCRVDAIVERWQENLSELRRYADGVVQGIDSESIDEIDRLAMAFIAGRSVLFARRISERKIVDGHADLLADDIFCLEDGPALLDCLEFDDRLRYVDVIDDAAFLAMDLEFLGRPDLAAAFLDAYQRSADEDAPASLRDFYVAYRAVVRAKVDCVRHTQGSPGAAADARRHLEIARNHLRDGAIRFVLVGGGPGTGKTTLSHSLAEEIGAQVISTDDVRAEMARRGEIAGAAGVLDQGLYTPENVDAVYEGVLRRAHLVLCEGRSVIVDGTWQHPHHRELARRMAADASAVMVEFVCAATLDTAIARVRGRTATTSQVTPEIVTALADNAEQTWAGVHRIDTHKPVADAVSHARDICSAAVSPAPSFEEI, via the coding sequence ATGGGATCGGTATCGCCTGTCGCGAATCCGCAGATCAAGGAAACTCACACCGGGATCGTCTTCCTGATCGGAGACCGCGCGTACAAGATCAAGAAGCCCGTCGTGACCGACTTTCTGGATTTCACCACGCTGCAGCGCCGGGAACACGCCTGTGCGCACGAGCTCGCCCTCAACAGCCGGCTGGCACCCGGAAGCTACCTCGGCATCGCCCACTTCACCCAGCCCGGTGGTGACTCCGAGCCGGTCATCGTCATGCGCCGCCACCCTGATGACTCGCGGTTGGCGACGATGGTGGCGCGCGATGAATCGGTCGACGACCACCTCCGGTCGATAGCGCTGGTGCTTTCCCGCTTCCATTCCTCGGCCTCCCGCGGCCGTGAGGTGGACGCCCAGTGCCGGGTGGACGCGATCGTCGAGCGCTGGCAGGAGAACCTCTCGGAACTGCGGCGCTACGCCGATGGCGTTGTGCAGGGGATCGACTCCGAATCGATCGACGAAATCGACCGACTGGCAATGGCTTTCATCGCAGGACGGTCGGTGTTGTTTGCGCGTCGCATCAGTGAGCGCAAGATCGTCGACGGCCACGCCGACCTGCTGGCCGACGACATCTTCTGCCTCGAAGACGGTCCGGCGCTGCTCGACTGTCTGGAATTCGACGATCGCCTCCGCTACGTCGACGTCATCGACGACGCCGCGTTCCTGGCGATGGATCTCGAGTTCCTCGGCCGCCCCGACTTGGCCGCGGCGTTTCTGGACGCCTACCAGCGCTCCGCCGACGAGGACGCGCCGGCCTCGCTGCGTGACTTCTACGTCGCGTATCGCGCGGTGGTGCGCGCCAAGGTGGACTGCGTGCGTCACACCCAGGGGTCGCCCGGCGCTGCTGCCGACGCCCGCCGTCATCTGGAGATCGCCCGCAACCATCTGCGCGACGGCGCCATCCGATTTGTTCTTGTCGGTGGCGGCCCCGGTACCGGCAAGACCACGCTGTCGCATTCACTGGCCGAAGAGATTGGCGCACAGGTCATCTCCACCGATGATGTGCGGGCCGAAATGGCGCGGCGCGGTGAGATCGCCGGCGCGGCCGGAGTCCTCGACCAAGGGCTTTACACGCCGGAGAACGTCGATGCCGTGTACGAGGGCGTTCTGCGCCGGGCCCACCTCGTTCTGTGCGAGGGACGCAGCGTCATCGTCGACGGCACCTGGCAGCATCCCCACCATCGTGAGCTGGCTCGGCGAATGGCCGCCGACGCCAGCGCGGTGATGGTCGAATTTGTCTGTGCCGCAACGCTTGATACTGCCATTGCCCGGGTTCGCGGCCGTACGGCGACCACCTCTCAGGTGACCCCCGAGATCGTGACCGCGCTGGCCGACAACGCCGAACAAACCTGGGCCGGGGTGCATCGCATCGACACACACAAGCCGGTCGCCGATGCCGTGTCACACGCCAGGGACATCTGCTCGGCGGCAGTCAGTCCCGCACCGTCTTTCGAGGAGATCTGA
- the ppsA gene encoding phosphoenolpyruvate synthase, translating to MPSHYVEDIADLGMSDAEEAGGKGANMGEMVSAGLPVPPGFVLLRDCYLESMKSAGVADQLNAMHREAMTVISDTDQLTEMCRQMQELVLKAGMAEDVRALVVSAYRRLGPDTIVAVRSSATGEDGADASFAGMNATFTNISGEEGLLDAVQRCWASLFGPRVVAYRASRGFSADPAMAVVVQTMIASERAGVAFTADPTTDAEDRVVIEGAFGQGEVVVSGSVEPDTYVVAKETGEVLSRRVGYKSFKIVRGADGSDLTVDIPEEERQAQVLSDDEIRAIAEIAVRSEQHSGCPQDTEWAIAEGKTWIVQTRPITTLHRAGKPVPETHDVVAQGLPAVPGEASGVVRVLTDVADGGRLQDGEVLVAQMTNPDWLPTMRRACALVTDTGGMTCHAAIVARELGVPCIVGARTATADLKDGMVVTVDGTHGRVLSGRATGGAETQPVVAPAAPAAAVSEVTATKIYVNLAMPDSAERVAAQDVDGVGLLRAEFILTDALRNRHPRDLIARGEQETLVDALATAVGRIATAFAPRPVVYRATDFRTNEFRGLQGGEEYEPVEHNPMIGYRGCYRYVREPDVFALELRALARVREQNPNLHLMIPFVRTRWELEECLSLVDASPLGRQRGLHRWVMAEVPSVVHWLPEYVGMGIDGVSIGSNDLTQLMLGVDRDSDLCAELFDESDAAVLDAIGRIISTARRLGITSSLCGQAPSTKPEFAEHLVRMGITSVSVNPDVAGRARRIVAAAERRLLLEAARPGDRDRLG from the coding sequence ATGCCGAGTCATTACGTCGAAGACATCGCCGACTTGGGAATGAGCGATGCCGAAGAGGCCGGCGGCAAAGGCGCCAACATGGGGGAGATGGTGTCGGCCGGCTTGCCGGTGCCACCGGGTTTCGTCCTCCTGCGCGACTGTTACCTCGAGTCGATGAAGTCCGCCGGAGTCGCCGACCAACTCAACGCCATGCACCGCGAGGCCATGACGGTGATCAGTGACACCGACCAGCTCACCGAGATGTGCCGGCAGATGCAGGAGCTCGTACTCAAAGCGGGTATGGCCGAGGACGTCCGCGCATTGGTCGTTTCCGCCTACCGCCGACTCGGACCGGACACCATTGTCGCGGTACGGTCCTCGGCCACCGGTGAGGACGGTGCGGACGCGTCGTTCGCCGGAATGAACGCGACGTTCACCAACATCAGCGGTGAGGAGGGCTTGCTCGACGCCGTCCAACGCTGTTGGGCGTCGCTGTTCGGCCCGCGCGTGGTGGCCTACCGCGCGAGCCGCGGATTCTCGGCTGACCCTGCGATGGCGGTGGTGGTTCAGACGATGATCGCCTCGGAACGCGCCGGGGTGGCGTTCACCGCCGACCCGACGACCGACGCCGAGGACCGAGTGGTGATCGAGGGGGCATTCGGTCAGGGCGAAGTGGTCGTGTCGGGCTCTGTCGAGCCGGACACCTATGTGGTCGCCAAGGAGACCGGGGAGGTGTTGTCCCGGCGCGTCGGTTACAAGTCGTTCAAGATCGTTCGTGGCGCAGACGGCAGCGACCTCACGGTCGACATTCCGGAGGAGGAGCGGCAAGCTCAGGTGTTGTCGGACGACGAGATCCGGGCGATCGCCGAAATTGCGGTCAGAAGTGAGCAGCACAGCGGCTGCCCGCAGGACACCGAGTGGGCGATCGCCGAGGGCAAGACCTGGATCGTGCAGACCCGGCCGATCACGACGCTGCACCGGGCGGGCAAGCCGGTGCCGGAGACTCACGATGTCGTCGCCCAAGGTCTGCCCGCCGTGCCGGGGGAGGCCTCCGGCGTCGTGCGGGTACTGACCGATGTCGCCGACGGTGGCCGCTTGCAGGACGGCGAGGTGTTGGTGGCCCAGATGACCAACCCCGACTGGCTGCCGACCATGCGGCGGGCGTGCGCACTCGTCACCGACACCGGCGGAATGACCTGTCACGCCGCGATCGTGGCGCGGGAACTGGGGGTTCCGTGCATCGTCGGGGCCCGGACCGCAACCGCCGACCTGAAGGACGGCATGGTGGTCACCGTCGACGGCACGCACGGCCGCGTGCTGAGCGGTCGCGCCACCGGCGGAGCCGAGACCCAACCGGTCGTCGCGCCGGCAGCTCCCGCCGCGGCCGTCTCCGAGGTGACCGCGACGAAGATCTACGTCAATCTCGCGATGCCCGACAGCGCCGAACGTGTTGCGGCGCAAGATGTCGACGGAGTGGGGCTGTTGCGTGCGGAGTTCATCCTGACCGACGCCCTGCGCAATCGGCACCCGCGTGACCTGATCGCACGGGGTGAACAGGAAACTCTGGTCGACGCTTTGGCGACCGCGGTGGGGCGGATCGCCACTGCCTTCGCGCCGCGGCCGGTGGTGTATCGGGCGACCGACTTCCGCACCAACGAATTCCGCGGACTGCAGGGTGGGGAAGAGTACGAACCCGTCGAGCACAACCCCATGATCGGCTACCGGGGCTGCTACCGGTATGTCAGGGAACCCGATGTCTTCGCACTCGAGTTGCGCGCGCTGGCACGGGTTCGTGAACAGAACCCTAACCTGCACTTGATGATTCCGTTCGTGCGGACCCGCTGGGAGCTCGAGGAGTGCTTGTCGCTGGTCGACGCCAGCCCGCTGGGCCGGCAGCGCGGTCTGCACCGGTGGGTGATGGCCGAGGTGCCCTCGGTGGTGCACTGGCTGCCCGAGTATGTGGGCATGGGCATCGACGGGGTGTCGATCGGCAGCAACGATCTGACCCAGCTGATGCTCGGTGTCGACCGCGATTCCGACCTGTGCGCTGAGCTGTTCGACGAATCCGACGCCGCGGTGCTCGACGCGATCGGTCGCATCATTTCCACGGCGCGCAGGTTGGGCATAACATCCTCGTTGTGCGGGCAGGCCCCATCGACCAAGCCAGAATTCGCCGAACATCTTGTGCGGATGGGGATCACGTCGGTCTCGGTGAATCCCGACGTCGCCGGCCGGGCTCGACGCATCGTCGCTGCGGCCGAGCGACGCCTGCTCCTGGAAGCGGCGCGACCCGGTGACCGCGATCGTCTCGGATGA
- a CDS encoding dsRBD fold-containing protein, translating into MEHDDTKHSAVLIAVDEDADRTRACAHLSWANTAFVGMGVARMDAGDAHTVALRDEVAIARALSNLANQIFATSVSEIDAAITRHSSPSPLARR; encoded by the coding sequence ATGGAACATGACGACACGAAACATTCGGCAGTACTGATCGCCGTCGACGAGGACGCGGACCGCACCAGGGCCTGCGCACACCTGTCTTGGGCGAATACCGCGTTCGTGGGCATGGGCGTGGCACGGATGGATGCCGGCGACGCACACACCGTGGCGTTGCGCGACGAGGTGGCCATCGCGCGGGCGCTTTCCAATCTCGCCAACCAGATCTTCGCCACCTCGGTGTCGGAGATCGATGCGGCCATCACACGACATTCCTCGCCTTCTCCCCTTGCCCGGAGATAA